The Pseudomonadales bacterium genomic interval CCTGCAGCAGCAGCGTACTCTTGCCGGCACCAGGCTGGCCGCCGATCAGATTCACCGACCCGGGCACGATGCCGCCGCCCAGCACGCGGTCGAACTCGACGTAGCCGGTCGAGAAACGTGGGACCTCGGCGAGGTCGATCTGATCCAGCGTCTGCAGCGCCGTCACATCACCCGCATAACCGCCGCGGCGCGTTGCGGTGCCGCGCGGCGCACCGGGCTCGACGAACTGGGTCATGGTGTTCCAGGCGCCGCAATCCGGGCATTGTCCGGCCCACTTGGCCTGCTCCGAACCGCAATCCTGGCACACATAGACGACTCTGGACTTTGCCACACCCGATCCTTACGCTTGGTGCCCATTCATTCTCCGGCGGTCGATTGTGGCAGGGCAAACGCCCCGGCACTACGCCCCCGGACCCGGCAGTTCCCAGAAGATCCCATGGCAGCGAGTCTGATCCAGGAACGGGCTCTCGTCGTCTCACCGACGCTGGCAGCGACGATCGGCCTCGAAGAGGCGGTGATGCTGGCGCTGTTGCACGACGCAGCTCAGTTTGCGCCGCGGCGCGGGCCGTGGTGCGAAATCGACAAGGCAGAGCTGCTGCGCCTGCTGCCGTTCTGGGGCGAGCGCGATTGTCAGCGCATCAGTGCCAGTCTGCGCGACAAGGGCGTGCTTGCGATCGACTCACCACCGCTCGAGCAGAGCGCCTGCCTGCGATTCGCGCTCGATGCGCCTGCGCAAGCGACGACGCACCGTGCAGGCACCACGGCTCCCGCCAGGGCACCCGGCAAGGCACCGATCGCCACACGCTGGCGGCCCGACGAACAGTTGCTGCGTCAGCTCGCGCTGCACGGGATTCCTTCGGTGTTCATCGAGAGCGAGCTCGACGACTTCGTGGCCTACTGGTCCGAGCGCGGAGAACCCGCATTCGCGTGGAACGCAAAGTTCCGCTCGCAGGTGATACGACGCTGGCGGGAGCAGGAGTCGCGCGACGCCGCACGCGAAAGCGGTCCGCAACCGATCGGCCAGGACTGGGAACCCGGGCCCGATGCACTCGAGATCCTGCTTCGCGCCGGTGTGAGTCGCCATTTCATCGAGGATGCGGTACCGGAATTCGTTTTGTACTGGACCGAACGCGGCGAGGCGGCACGCACCTGGAACTCGCGCTTCGTATCGCACGTGAAGCGCCAGTGGGCACGCTACAGCGCGACCATGGACCTCGACAGCGAGCCGCGGCGACTGCCGGCCGACTGGCAGCCGTCGGCCGATGTCTGGGACATCCTGCGCATGGCCAACATCGACAGCGCGTTCGCACGCACGCTGCTGCCCGAGTTCCAGATGTTCTGGACCGACGCCGGCGAAGCGCATCCTTCCTGGAACAGCAAGTTCCTGCAGCACGTGAAGTATCATTGGGCACGCAGCCACCGGGCAGCGAGCACCGCGGAGCACAGGCATGGAACACGGCAAGGATCTGGCGGAACGGGCACTACGCGATCTCGAAGCATCGTCGAAGACCTCACGGACCGCAGCTGGGCCGACTGAGGCGCGCCGCGATCAGGCGCAGGTCGATGCAATCAATCAGGTCTTCGCGCTGTTTCGCCTGAACTACCACAATCAGTACTACAGCGCCTACGGCGACGCCACGCAACTCAACCAGATCAAGCGTCTGTGGCTGGACAGCCTGGCGCAGTTCAGCACGGAAACGATACTGCTCGGCGCGCGGCGCTGCATCGAGACCTCGGAATACCTGCCCACGCTGGCGCGCATGCGCGAATGCTGCAACGACGCGCGCATGGCAGCCCAGGGCCTGCCCGACGCACGCAGTGCGTACCACGAGGCCTGCCTGGCCGGCGAACCGCGCCACGCGCAGCGCTGGAGTCATCCGGCCGTGTATCACGCGGGACGCGAAACCGGCTGGTTCCTGCTCGCATCCACACCGGAGCGCAAGGCGTTTCCGCTGTTCGAGAGCAACTATCAGGCGATCTGCGAACGGCTCGCCAACGGCGAAGTGCTGGAATTGCCGGCCCCGGCGACCGCCGCGACACGCGCGCCGGCACCGCCTTCGCCCGAAGCGCAGCACGACCATCTCGAGCAGCTGCGACGGCAGACCGGAATCGGCTGAAGGCACGCGCACACCCCGGCGTCTCGAAGATCATTTTTTACCCGCACAGGAGGACTTCAACATGACCGGCAACGCCTTTTCGATTCGCGGCCGTACTGCACTCATCACCGGCGCCTCGCGCGGCATCGGACTCGCGATCGCCGAACTGTTCGCCGACGAGGGCGCAGAGGTCGTACTGGTCGCGCGCAAGCAGGAATCGCTGGACGAAGCGGCTGCGGCGATCCGCGCGCGCGGAGGCAAGGCGCATGCGATCGCCTCGCACATGGGCAAGAGCGAGGACATCCAGCACCTGGTCGCCGCACTCGACGAACGCGGACTCGCGATCGATATCCTGGTCAACAACGCCGGCATCAGCCCGCCGCACACCGAATCCTTCGCCGACACGCCGGAATCGCTGTGGGACAAGATCATGGACGTGAACCTGAAGGGTCCGTTCCTGCTGAGCGGTGCGATCGGCAAGCGCATGGTCGCACGCGGCAAGGGCAGCATCATCAACATCAGCACGACATCGGCGCTGATGTCGCAGCCCGAGATCGGCGCGTACTGCGTGTCGAAGGCCGGCCTGAATACCGTGACGCGCTGCTTCGCGCGCGAGTTCGGCCCGCACGGTGTGCGCGTGAACGCGATCTCTGCGGGCGTCATCAGAACCGTGATGGGCGATCACACGCTGAACGACCCAGGGCGCTACGCCGACATGATGAAGATCAACCCGCTGAAGCGTGCCGGCCTGCCCGAGGAAGTGGCGAACGCGGTGCTGTTCTTCGCCAGCGACGCGTCGAGCTACTCGACCGGGACGATCTTCCAGGTCGACGGCGGCGTGCTGAGCTGAGCGCGGACACAGACGCCGATGAACACGCACCACACCGTCACCGACATCTTCCGTTCCCGCGCAGAAGACGGGCACGTCGCACTGCGCCATGGCGACCAGCAGTGGAGCTACCGCGAGCTGATCGCTGCTGGCGCCGAACGCGCTGCGTTCCTGCTCGCCAACCGCCGCGCGGGCCCGTTCCACGTCGGCATCCTGCTCGACAACGTGCCCGAGTTCCCGCTCTGGCTCACCGGCTGCATTCTGGCCGGCGCGACCATGGTGGGTCTGAACCCGACCCGCCGGGGTGCCGACCTCGCGCGCGACATCACGCACACCGACTGCCAGTTCGTGATCAGCGCAGAAGCGTACCGCGCCGAGCTTGCGGGCCTGCGTGATGCGATCGGCAGCGCTCGCATCGTCGACATCGACTCCGGGGAGCATGCCGCGCTGCTCGCGCCATTCGCAGGCGCAGCGCTGCCCGCGGTCACGGTGAACCCGAGCGATACCTTCGCGCTGATCTTCACCTCCGGTTCGAGCGGGGCGCCGAAGGCGTGCATCTGTTCGCATGGGCGTGTTGCGGCGCTCGCCACGCTGGTGTCGCAGTTCTTCGGTTTCGGCCGGGATTGCGTGAGCTATGTATCGATGCCGTGGTTCCACAACGCCGCAATCAGCATGGGCTGGCTGCCCACGGTGGTCGGCACGGGGACAACCATCATCCGCAGGTTCAGCGTCTCGGGCTTCCTGCCGGATGTGCGCCGTTACGGTGTCACGCATTTCAACTACGTGGGCAAGCCGCTCGCGTACCTGTTGACCGCTCCCGAGCAGGCCAACGACCACGACAACTCGCTGCGCATGGTGTTCGGCAACGAAGGAGCGATCGCGGACCAGGAGAATTTCGCCAGGCGCTTCGGCTGCACCGTGATCGACGGTTACGGTTCTACCGAAGGCGGCATCTCGATCGCGCGCACACCGGACATGCCGCGCGGCTGCCTCGGCGTATCGCAACAGCCCGGGGTGAAGGTGCTGAACCCCGAAACCGGCGCGGAATGCCCGCGGGCGCGCTTCGACACCGACGGCAGGCTGCTGAACCCGAATGACGCGATCGGTGAACTTGCCAACGTCGATGGCGCACAAGGCTTCGAGGGTTACTGGAACAACCCCGAGGCCAACCATCGTCGTGTACACGACGGCGTGTTCTGGACCGGAGACCTCGCGTACCGCGACGAGCAGGGTTATTTCTGGTTTGCCGGTCGTGACGACGACTGGTTGCGCGTGGACGGTGAGAACATCGCGTCGGCACAGATCGAGCAGGCCCTGTTCCGCCATCCCGACGTCGTGCTTGCAGGCGTCTACGCGGTGCCCGACGACGTGGTCGGTGACCGCGTGATGGCTGCGCTGCAACTGCGCCCCGGTGCCCGTTTCGACGTCGCGGAGTTCGAACGCTTCCTTGCCGCGCAGACCGACTTCGGCACCAAATGGATGCCGGCGTTCGTGCGCGTGATGCAGGAGATCCCGGTCACTGCCACCGCCAAGGTGATGCGCAGGCAGTTACGCGAGCAGCGCTGGCATACCGATGATCCGCTGTGGTGGAAGCCACGCATGGACGAGCCGTACCGGCGCATGAGCGCAGAAGATGTTGCAGCCTGGGAAGCGCGCTTCGCACCGGGGACGCTGACGCGCCTGTAGGTCGGATTTCAATCCGACGGTGTTGTGGGTCGGGTTTCAGCCCGACCGGGGCCGGCACAATCCCTGTCGGCATGAATGCCGACCCACATTTCCGTCGGCACGAATGCCGAGCCACGTAGGTCGGGTTTCAACCCGACAGGTGT includes:
- a CDS encoding AMP-binding protein, whose amino-acid sequence is MNTHHTVTDIFRSRAEDGHVALRHGDQQWSYRELIAAGAERAAFLLANRRAGPFHVGILLDNVPEFPLWLTGCILAGATMVGLNPTRRGADLARDITHTDCQFVISAEAYRAELAGLRDAIGSARIVDIDSGEHAALLAPFAGAALPAVTVNPSDTFALIFTSGSSGAPKACICSHGRVAALATLVSQFFGFGRDCVSYVSMPWFHNAAISMGWLPTVVGTGTTIIRRFSVSGFLPDVRRYGVTHFNYVGKPLAYLLTAPEQANDHDNSLRMVFGNEGAIADQENFARRFGCTVIDGYGSTEGGISIARTPDMPRGCLGVSQQPGVKVLNPETGAECPRARFDTDGRLLNPNDAIGELANVDGAQGFEGYWNNPEANHRRVHDGVFWTGDLAYRDEQGYFWFAGRDDDWLRVDGENIASAQIEQALFRHPDVVLAGVYAVPDDVVGDRVMAALQLRPGARFDVAEFERFLAAQTDFGTKWMPAFVRVMQEIPVTATAKVMRRQLREQRWHTDDPLWWKPRMDEPYRRMSAEDVAAWEARFAPGTLTRL
- a CDS encoding SDR family oxidoreductase, coding for MTGNAFSIRGRTALITGASRGIGLAIAELFADEGAEVVLVARKQESLDEAAAAIRARGGKAHAIASHMGKSEDIQHLVAALDERGLAIDILVNNAGISPPHTESFADTPESLWDKIMDVNLKGPFLLSGAIGKRMVARGKGSIINISTTSALMSQPEIGAYCVSKAGLNTVTRCFAREFGPHGVRVNAISAGVIRTVMGDHTLNDPGRYADMMKINPLKRAGLPEEVANAVLFFASDASSYSTGTIFQVDGGVLS